One genomic window of Parabacteroides pacaensis includes the following:
- the rpsR gene encoding 30S ribosomal protein S18, protein MANVQSEIRYLTPPSVDVKKKKYCRFKKNGIKYIDYKDPEFLKKFLNEQGKILPRRITGTSLKFQRRVAQAVKRARHLALLPYVTDLMK, encoded by the coding sequence ATGGCAAACGTACAATCAGAAATCAGATATTTAACTCCCCCCTCAGTTGACGTTAAGAAAAAGAAATATTGCCGTTTCAAAAAGAACGGTATCAAGTATATCGATTACAAGGATCCCGAATTCCTGAAGAAATTCCTGAACGAACAAGGTAAAATTCTTCCACGCCGCATTACCGGTACTTCATTGAAGTTCCAACGTCGAGTAGCACAGGCAGTGAAAAGAGCACGTCACTTGGCGTTGCTTCCTTACGTAACCGATTTAATGAAATAA
- the rpsF gene encoding 30S ribosomal protein S6: MNNYETVFILTPVLSDAQMKEAVEKFTGLLQAEGAEIVNEENWGLRKLAYSIDKKSTGFYQLIEFKAEPTVIAKLETQFRRDERVLRFLTFRQDKYAAEYAAKRRNLKSSKEVKEN, encoded by the coding sequence ATGAACAATTACGAAACCGTTTTCATTTTAACTCCCGTTTTATCTGATGCACAGATGAAGGAAGCGGTAGAAAAATTCACGGGCCTTTTGCAAGCAGAAGGTGCTGAGATTGTAAATGAAGAGAACTGGGGCTTACGTAAACTTGCTTACTCTATCGACAAGAAATCAACAGGTTTCTATCAATTAATAGAGTTTAAAGCAGAACCTACAGTGATCGCTAAGTTGGAAACACAATTCCGTCGTGATGAACGTGTTCTTCGTTTCTTGACTTTCCGTCAGGACAAATACGCTGCAGAATACGCTGCTAAGAGAAGAAATTTGAAATCATCTAAAGAAGTAAAGGAGAATTAA
- a CDS encoding alpha/beta hydrolase, with protein MKRIVFFLCILCLFFTNISGQYMPDYLGEEYTCRVFQMPDDYDGKVVTTLIKKKQHPAKEKAFLYVHGYNDYFFQTELADSVEAHGYNFYALDLRKYGRSLLAEQDTFFVKDIKEYYADLDTAIYTILQEGNKDIVLMGHSTGGLITSLYLNDRGGEVPVRALILNSPFLDMNMSWVLENIGVPLVSFIGKYFPYLEVQGRGLSMYAESLLKQYHGEWDYNTDWKLVYGHPIKAGWIRAIHQAHNRVQDGLNIQVPVLLMSSDQSIKEKKTWNEDYRRADIVLDVEDIQKYGRRLGAQVTPVTVAGGIHDLVLSLPTVRGVVYNVMFDWIDKNVQ; from the coding sequence ATGAAACGTATTGTCTTTTTCCTTTGTATTTTATGTCTCTTCTTTACAAATATATCGGGTCAGTATATGCCTGATTATCTGGGAGAAGAATATACTTGCCGTGTTTTCCAAATGCCGGACGATTACGATGGAAAGGTAGTTACCACTTTAATAAAGAAAAAACAGCATCCGGCTAAGGAAAAGGCTTTTTTGTATGTGCACGGATATAATGATTATTTTTTTCAAACAGAACTGGCTGACAGTGTAGAAGCTCACGGATATAATTTTTACGCACTTGATTTGCGCAAATATGGTCGTTCCTTATTGGCAGAACAAGATACGTTTTTTGTCAAAGATATAAAAGAATATTACGCTGATTTGGATACGGCTATCTATACTATTCTTCAGGAAGGAAATAAAGATATTGTACTGATGGGACATTCTACCGGAGGACTTATTACGTCTCTTTATTTGAACGACCGGGGTGGGGAAGTTCCTGTAAGGGCTTTGATTCTGAATAGTCCTTTTCTGGATATGAATATGAGTTGGGTATTGGAAAATATCGGGGTACCTTTGGTTTCTTTTATCGGCAAATACTTTCCTTATCTCGAAGTTCAGGGGCGGGGATTGTCAATGTATGCGGAAAGTTTATTAAAGCAATATCACGGAGAGTGGGATTATAATACGGATTGGAAACTGGTATATGGGCATCCCATCAAAGCCGGCTGGATACGAGCTATCCACCAAGCACATAATCGCGTGCAAGATGGGTTAAATATTCAAGTTCCTGTGTTACTGATGTCGTCGGATCAGTCTATAAAGGAAAAGAAAACATGGAATGAAGATTACCGCCGTGCCGATATTGTGCTGGATGTAGAGGATATTCAAAAATACGGAAGACGTTTGGGGGCTCAGGTTACTCCTGTAACGGTAGCAGGCGGCATTCACGATCTGGTATTGTCCCTTCCTACCGTAAGAGGAGTAGTATATAATGTAATGTTCGACTGGATAGATAAAAATGTGCAATGA
- a CDS encoding lysophospholipid acyltransferase family protein, whose translation MKKMLYFIYMWLIFMPIFLVLTILTAITVIIGCFLGGERIFAYYPGMIWSWLTCYLALCPVTVKGREYLNKKQSYVFVANHQGAFDIFIIYGFLHTHIKWVMKKGIKKIPFVGAACQAAGFIFVDNSTPKAATKTIEEAENRLHDGISVVVFPEGSRTYTGKMIRFKKGAYQIAVDLHLPIVPITLNGPYDVLPIGKLNIHPHRMEMVIHPPISTDSLNTSHKTLQELADKTQQIIAADLWEKYK comes from the coding sequence ATGAAAAAAATGCTCTATTTTATTTATATGTGGCTCATCTTTATGCCTATTTTCTTAGTGTTAACCATCTTGACCGCAATAACGGTTATTATAGGGTGCTTTTTAGGAGGAGAACGGATATTTGCGTATTATCCCGGAATGATCTGGTCGTGGTTAACTTGCTATTTAGCCTTATGTCCCGTCACAGTAAAAGGTCGAGAGTATTTAAATAAAAAACAATCGTATGTATTTGTAGCTAATCACCAAGGAGCATTTGATATATTTATTATATATGGATTTTTACATACTCACATTAAATGGGTCATGAAAAAGGGGATAAAGAAAATCCCATTCGTAGGGGCTGCTTGCCAGGCAGCAGGTTTTATATTTGTAGACAACTCTACTCCGAAAGCAGCCACCAAAACAATAGAAGAAGCGGAAAACCGTTTGCATGATGGCATATCCGTAGTCGTTTTTCCCGAAGGTTCCCGTACTTACACAGGTAAAATGATCCGTTTTAAAAAAGGAGCTTATCAAATTGCCGTAGACCTGCATCTTCCTATTGTACCCATTACACTGAACGGTCCGTATGATGTACTTCCTATAGGAAAACTGAATATTCATCCGCATCGGATGGAAATGGTAATCCATCCACCTATCTCTACCGATAGCCTCAACACCTCGCATAAAACTCTTCAGGAATTAGCGGATAAAACTCAACAAATTATTGCTGCTGATTTATGGGAAAAATACAAATAA
- the rplS gene encoding 50S ribosomal protein L19, whose translation MNLLQVVEEAFATKKEHPSFKSGDTITVAYRIKEGNKERIQQYRGVVIRISGHGDKKRFTVRKMSDNVGVERIFPLESPFIESIVVNKRGKVRRAKLYYLRALTGKKARIKEKRM comes from the coding sequence ATGAATTTATTACAAGTTGTAGAAGAAGCATTTGCTACCAAGAAGGAACATCCTTCGTTTAAAAGTGGTGACACGATCACGGTAGCTTATCGTATTAAAGAAGGTAACAAGGAACGTATCCAGCAGTACAGAGGTGTTGTGATCCGTATTTCCGGTCATGGCGACAAAAAACGTTTCACCGTTCGTAAAATGTCAGACAACGTAGGCGTGGAAAGAATTTTCCCATTGGAATCTCCGTTCATCGAAAGTATCGTTGTTAACAAACGCGGTAAAGTTCGCCGGGCTAAGTTGTATTATTTACGTGCCCTTACCGGAAAGAAAGCAAGAATCAAAGAAAAAAGAATGTAA
- a CDS encoding SprT-like domain-containing protein codes for MKKVLMVSYLIALFSIIITISVSGSAFELTGNEPSLINLAFMSPKEAAKLLTTEDTYTKHLTKFDLACLLNKPNGTKEELIQLISKQPLDWKEEEKAVLKEAAASLNQTSLKENYHLPLPREVRIIKSTMKEAGGAAGYTRGDYIVLSSDLLRQPASAIREVLAHELFHILTRNNPEFRKNMYRLIGFTVSSKNMPYPADLKDYIISNPDVDRNDNYATFTINGKPLKCYMILYSKKEYTNGPMFRYFNIGLVPLTDQLHPVQKNGKTVIYSTDDAADFYDKVGKNTNYILNPEEILAENFKFVLLGKKQGLTPELLSDLHNLLKE; via the coding sequence ATGAAAAAGGTTTTAATGGTTTCCTATCTAATCGCTTTATTCAGCATTATAATCACTATATCTGTTTCCGGAAGTGCTTTCGAACTTACCGGAAATGAACCATCCCTGATAAATCTGGCCTTTATGTCCCCAAAAGAAGCTGCAAAATTACTTACTACCGAAGATACTTATACGAAACATCTCACTAAATTCGATCTGGCTTGTCTATTAAACAAGCCAAACGGAACAAAGGAAGAACTAATTCAACTCATAAGTAAACAGCCGCTCGATTGGAAGGAAGAAGAAAAAGCTGTTTTAAAGGAAGCTGCTGCTTCTCTTAACCAAACGAGCCTAAAAGAAAACTATCATCTTCCTTTGCCTCGAGAAGTACGGATTATAAAATCTACGATGAAAGAAGCAGGCGGGGCAGCTGGTTATACACGTGGTGACTATATTGTGCTTTCATCCGATTTACTCCGGCAACCGGCCTCTGCAATCCGTGAAGTTTTAGCCCATGAACTGTTCCATATCCTCACCCGCAATAACCCGGAATTCAGAAAAAACATGTATCGGCTAATCGGATTTACCGTTAGCAGTAAGAATATGCCCTACCCTGCAGATTTAAAAGATTACATCATCTCTAATCCTGATGTAGACCGGAATGACAATTATGCAACATTTACTATAAACGGAAAACCTCTAAAATGCTATATGATTCTGTACTCGAAAAAAGAATATACAAACGGCCCGATGTTCAGGTATTTCAACATAGGACTGGTACCTTTAACCGACCAACTACATCCGGTACAAAAGAATGGAAAAACGGTTATCTATTCTACTGACGATGCTGCTGATTTCTACGATAAGGTGGGTAAAAACACTAACTACATCTTAAATCCCGAAGAAATCCTGGCAGAAAACTTCAAATTTGTCCTGTTAGGAAAGAAACAAGGTTTAACCCCTGAATTGTTGTCAGACCTTCATAATTTACTGAAAGAATAA
- a CDS encoding PCMD domain-containing protein yields the protein MKKNLFYLFALICSITLFSACSDDDDPEYIQDGEFDGVYLGTLDVDAAGVVEVNDIPQKVYITKTGENQIKMELKNFVFQKIELGNIVVDRIDVVKHGTSCTFSGSGNLDLAVGECAVTVSGSIEGNKLDMDIAVVAAGALNVTVDFEGTKLAADKSSEAKILTFSFENEYVVAQPVIDDSNKTITFMISDNMPEEELKALVPTFTLSQGATCDKESGVAQDFSKEVTYTITSEDGIVTVTYTVSITGKEKYLTFDEWETIKTSTAGSKEEYQNPSGTYGTSNPGVMTINDMFGQVGVTFEYSVAPVDGKNGKAAQLKTLHTSINVNGMDYNEAFGGLVPYVTAGSLFTGTFDTDMFNPLNSTKFGIPFAGKPITFKGWYKYTPGEVYYDNKNKKVEGMVDQCSIYAVLYTDSLDTKGNNIPLTGDYKNKEGYIGSSSRIIMKAELADGSAKADWTEFSIPFQLLEGKTYEPTKKYHLAIVCSSSFEGDYYKGAPGSVLTIDDFSVISE from the coding sequence ATGAAAAAGAATTTATTTTATCTATTTGCATTGATTTGTTCTATAACTCTCTTTAGCGCTTGTAGCGATGATGACGATCCCGAATATATTCAGGATGGTGAGTTCGATGGAGTGTATTTGGGAACTTTGGATGTAGACGCTGCCGGTGTTGTAGAAGTAAATGATATTCCGCAAAAGGTGTACATAACAAAGACCGGAGAAAACCAAATCAAGATGGAATTGAAAAATTTTGTTTTTCAGAAGATTGAATTGGGTAATATAGTAGTCGATCGTATTGATGTTGTTAAGCATGGTACTAGTTGTACATTTAGTGGAAGCGGTAATTTAGACTTGGCAGTGGGCGAATGTGCCGTTACGGTATCCGGTTCTATCGAAGGAAATAAACTGGATATGGATATTGCTGTAGTAGCTGCCGGCGCATTAAATGTAACAGTTGATTTTGAGGGAACGAAATTAGCAGCTGATAAAAGTTCAGAGGCTAAAATATTAACCTTTAGTTTCGAAAATGAATATGTAGTTGCGCAACCTGTAATCGACGATTCCAATAAAACAATTACATTCATGATTTCGGACAATATGCCGGAAGAAGAATTGAAAGCCTTAGTTCCTACTTTTACCCTTTCGCAAGGTGCTACCTGTGATAAGGAAAGCGGAGTAGCTCAGGATTTTTCAAAAGAAGTAACTTATACCATTACTTCTGAAGATGGGATTGTAACGGTTACTTATACCGTATCTATTACCGGTAAGGAAAAATATTTAACTTTTGATGAATGGGAAACGATAAAGACCTCCACTGCCGGTTCTAAAGAAGAATATCAGAATCCTTCGGGAACTTATGGAACGAGCAATCCGGGTGTTATGACGATTAATGATATGTTTGGTCAAGTTGGAGTTACTTTTGAATATTCGGTTGCCCCGGTTGACGGCAAAAATGGAAAAGCGGCCCAACTAAAAACACTTCATACGTCTATTAATGTTAACGGTATGGATTACAATGAAGCGTTTGGCGGACTGGTTCCCTATGTAACCGCAGGCTCATTATTTACCGGAACTTTTGATACGGATATGTTTAATCCGTTAAACAGTACTAAGTTTGGTATTCCATTTGCTGGAAAGCCGATAACATTTAAGGGATGGTATAAATATACTCCGGGAGAAGTGTATTATGATAATAAGAATAAAAAAGTGGAAGGTATGGTAGACCAATGTTCTATTTATGCCGTTCTATATACCGATTCTCTGGATACAAAAGGTAATAATATTCCATTGACAGGCGATTATAAAAATAAGGAAGGTTACATCGGCTCCTCCAGCCGTATCATTATGAAAGCAGAGTTAGCAGATGGTTCGGCAAAAGCAGACTGGACAGAGTTTTCAATACCTTTTCAATTGTTAGAAGGAAAAACCTACGAACCCACTAAGAAATATCATTTAGCTATAGTTTGTTCTTCAAGTTTTGAAGGCGATTATTACAAAGGAGCTCCGGGAAGTGTGCTGACAATAGACGATTTTTCTGTTATATCGGAATAG
- a CDS encoding glycoside hydrolase family 3 N-terminal domain-containing protein, whose amino-acid sequence MKRIISLILCILATQVQAQITPILYDKADKAKMNRWVDSVYNRLSDDERLGQLFMVIANPKSDVANMKRLIKYVDELKLGGILFHKGDPVTQADVTNRLQQISKVPLLVALDGEWGLSMRLSNTTRFPKNMMLGAIENDSLLYAYGQEVGRQCREMGIHINFAPALDVNSNTENPVIGLRSFGEDPDAVAEKGIAYAAGLESQGIISVAKHFPGHGDTAEDSHYTLPTVHQARSRLDSVELFPFKKYIQSGFAGIMTAHLKVPALDKSKEPTSLSSKIVTQLLQKELGFTGLCFTDALAMKGASPRKEDNPSLKALLAGNDILLAPATPFSDFGAIKAMISEGKVDKKIIEDRCRKVLQYKYIAGLANYKPVRLAGLSARLNSSHANWLNQKLNAEAVTLLKNEADILPFKQLDKNKIAVLSLGEAADCDFQKTIACYDSVAGFHLSRQATAREIAKVYTALEKYDIIICGIHSVRIPESASLRKLITRKQVIYAFFTSPYFTKEYKASLRNAKAVLMAYENTPAAQQYAAQLLFGGIAAKGKLPVSIPTLYYAGTGIFTEKTRLGYFEPEEVEINPMRLSEIDTIVTDGLKNKAYPGCQVLVAKDGMIIYNKAFGSYDYSGKQDVTVQSVYDLASSSKAAGTLLAVMKAYDEKKFTLNSKISEFIPQLKKSDKADLRIKELLYHQSGVIPTINFYMNAIDKDSYKGSLYSGKRTPTYSVQFDARTYVRPDFAFLPELVSFIPKEGYTEEVARNIYLNPTFKDTIIQEIKKSKLRNRGRYKYSCVNFIMLKLMVENQMKQRMDHLLYDNFYSRLGATTTRYTPVRYMDSLLIVPTEQDNFLRKQTLRGYVHDEAAAFQGGVSGNAGLFSNANDLAKVLQMYLNAGSYGGEEYLSAATTRLFTQSKSPTCRRGLGFDKPDGGGIVPLCTYGHTGYTGTCFWVDPSHNLIYIFLSNRVHPNRSNNKLMSMEIRSRIQEAIYKSFNSKTRKD is encoded by the coding sequence ATGAAAAGAATAATTTCTCTCATACTCTGTATACTCGCTACCCAGGTACAAGCCCAGATAACCCCTATTTTGTATGATAAGGCAGACAAAGCAAAGATGAACCGGTGGGTAGACTCTGTTTATAACCGGTTAAGTGACGATGAACGCCTGGGACAGCTTTTTATGGTGATTGCCAACCCGAAGTCGGATGTAGCCAACATGAAACGGCTGATAAAATATGTGGACGAATTAAAGCTAGGAGGCATCCTTTTCCATAAAGGCGACCCGGTAACCCAGGCCGACGTAACCAACCGGCTGCAACAAATTTCCAAAGTCCCTTTATTAGTAGCTTTAGACGGGGAATGGGGACTCTCCATGCGACTTTCCAATACCACCCGTTTCCCCAAAAACATGATGTTAGGAGCCATAGAAAACGATTCACTTCTTTATGCTTACGGGCAAGAAGTAGGTCGGCAGTGCCGTGAAATGGGCATCCATATCAACTTTGCCCCCGCCTTGGATGTAAACAGCAACACGGAGAACCCGGTCATCGGGCTGCGTTCTTTCGGAGAGGACCCGGATGCCGTTGCAGAAAAAGGCATTGCCTATGCTGCCGGATTGGAAAGTCAGGGAATCATCTCCGTAGCAAAACATTTTCCGGGACATGGCGATACGGCGGAAGATTCCCATTACACCTTGCCTACCGTCCATCAGGCACGTTCCCGGCTCGACAGTGTGGAATTATTCCCTTTCAAAAAATACATTCAAAGCGGTTTTGCCGGTATCATGACTGCTCATTTGAAAGTTCCTGCTTTAGACAAATCTAAAGAACCTACTTCCCTTTCTTCTAAGATAGTCACCCAATTGCTTCAAAAAGAATTAGGTTTCACCGGGCTTTGTTTTACAGATGCATTGGCGATGAAAGGCGCGTCGCCCCGGAAAGAAGATAATCCCAGTTTAAAAGCTCTTTTGGCAGGAAATGATATTTTACTGGCTCCCGCCACTCCATTTTCGGATTTCGGAGCCATAAAAGCCATGATTTCGGAAGGGAAAGTAGATAAAAAGATAATAGAAGACCGTTGCCGCAAGGTGTTGCAGTACAAATACATTGCCGGGCTTGCCAATTATAAGCCTGTTCGTCTGGCCGGACTGTCGGCACGCCTTAACTCGTCACACGCAAATTGGTTGAACCAAAAATTAAATGCGGAAGCAGTCACTTTGCTTAAAAACGAAGCAGATATCCTTCCCTTCAAGCAATTGGATAAAAACAAGATAGCCGTTCTATCCCTGGGGGAAGCTGCCGACTGCGATTTTCAGAAAACGATAGCTTGTTACGATTCCGTAGCCGGCTTCCATCTTTCTCGTCAAGCAACGGCGCGGGAAATAGCAAAAGTTTATACTGCCTTGGAAAAATATGATATAATTATATGCGGTATCCATTCCGTACGAATACCGGAAAGTGCTTCCTTACGGAAGTTGATTACCCGGAAACAGGTAATTTATGCATTTTTTACTTCGCCTTACTTTACGAAAGAATATAAAGCCTCCCTGCGCAATGCAAAAGCTGTGCTTATGGCGTATGAAAACACTCCGGCAGCCCAACAATATGCGGCCCAGCTCCTTTTTGGGGGAATTGCAGCCAAAGGGAAGTTACCCGTTTCCATTCCGACCTTGTATTATGCCGGAACTGGGATATTTACCGAAAAGACGCGCCTAGGATATTTTGAACCGGAAGAGGTGGAGATAAACCCGATGCGCCTGTCGGAGATCGATACGATTGTAACCGACGGGCTGAAAAACAAAGCCTATCCCGGTTGCCAGGTGTTGGTAGCCAAAGACGGGATGATTATATACAACAAGGCATTCGGGTCGTATGATTATTCGGGAAAGCAAGACGTAACCGTTCAATCGGTGTACGACTTGGCTTCTTCTTCCAAAGCTGCCGGAACGTTGCTGGCTGTGATGAAGGCTTATGATGAAAAGAAGTTTACATTAAACAGCAAGATTTCAGAATTCATACCCCAATTGAAAAAAAGTGATAAAGCCGATTTAAGGATAAAAGAGTTGCTATACCACCAATCCGGGGTGATTCCTACCATCAATTTTTACATGAATGCCATAGACAAGGACAGCTACAAAGGAAGTCTGTACAGCGGGAAACGTACCCCTACTTATTCGGTACAGTTCGATGCCCGTACTTATGTGCGTCCGGACTTTGCTTTTCTGCCTGAATTGGTATCCTTTATCCCCAAGGAGGGATATACCGAGGAAGTAGCCCGTAATATTTACCTGAATCCCACTTTTAAGGATACCATTATACAGGAAATAAAAAAGTCGAAGCTGCGGAACCGGGGGAGGTACAAATATAGCTGTGTGAACTTTATTATGCTGAAACTCATGGTAGAGAATCAGATGAAACAACGCATGGATCATTTACTCTATGATAACTTTTATTCCCGGCTGGGTGCCACTACTACCCGATATACCCCTGTACGGTACATGGATTCCTTGTTAATCGTTCCCACAGAACAAGATAATTTTCTCAGGAAACAAACCTTAAGGGGCTATGTACATGATGAAGCGGCAGCTTTCCAAGGAGGCGTTTCGGGAAATGCCGGGTTATTTTCCAACGCCAATGATTTGGCAAAAGTGTTGCAAATGTATCTGAATGCCGGGAGTTACGGCGGTGAAGAATACCTGTCCGCCGCTACTACCCGCCTGTTTACCCAAAGTAAAAGTCCGACATGCCGGCGGGGGCTGGGATTCGACAAACCGGACGGCGGCGGGATTGTCCCGCTTTGTACCTACGGTCACACCGGCTATACGGGCACTTGTTTTTGGGTAGACCCTTCTCATAATTTGATATATATTTTCCTGAGTAACCGGGTTCACCCGAACCGCAGCAATAATAAGTTGATGTCGATGGAGATCCGTTCACGTATCCAGGAAGCAATCTATAAATCATTTAATAGTAAAACCCGAAAAGATTAG
- a CDS encoding threonine-phosphate decarboxylase, translating to MLFGHGDDLYNARNEVKLNFSSNVWHGANLEKLKEHLISQFDKLTCYPEPDAATLKRLVARRYEIEENNITITNGSIAAFYLIAQAWRGSRSMIAIPSFSEYEDACRLHGHEVDFFPMKDDISDLSLEGYDFCWICNPNNPDGRLIQRGELLSFIAANRRTTFVIDQAYVSFTTEPLLKASDIKANPNLILVQSISKAYKVPGLRIGYILASEEITSELVKYIIPWSINALAIEASKYILIHPAQFTLPIRKWQRETAEFIYQLNKIEEVEVIPSSTTFFLVRLKKGTAADLKKYLLEQHGILIRDASNFRGLDESYFRLSTRTAEANNKLVEALKEWMKGGPIQDPTNFTNS from the coding sequence ATGTTATTCGGACATGGAGACGATTTATACAATGCCCGCAATGAAGTAAAGCTGAACTTCAGCTCAAATGTATGGCATGGTGCTAATTTAGAGAAATTAAAAGAACATCTTATTTCGCAGTTCGACAAATTGACTTGTTATCCGGAGCCGGATGCAGCTACGCTAAAACGCTTGGTGGCACGCCGGTACGAGATCGAAGAAAACAATATTACTATCACGAACGGGTCTATTGCTGCGTTTTATCTGATTGCGCAAGCATGGCGGGGAAGCCGTTCGATGATTGCTATTCCGTCGTTTTCGGAATATGAGGATGCTTGCCGTTTACATGGGCATGAGGTGGATTTCTTTCCGATGAAAGACGATATTTCGGATTTGTCGTTAGAAGGGTATGATTTCTGCTGGATCTGTAATCCGAACAATCCGGACGGCCGTTTGATCCAACGGGGCGAGTTACTTTCATTTATTGCTGCTAACCGCCGCACTACTTTCGTAATCGACCAGGCATACGTCTCTTTTACTACCGAGCCACTTCTGAAGGCATCGGATATAAAAGCCAATCCGAATCTTATTTTGGTACAGTCCATCTCAAAGGCATATAAGGTTCCGGGGTTGCGTATCGGCTACATTCTCGCTTCCGAAGAGATTACCTCTGAGTTGGTTAAATATATTATCCCCTGGTCTATTAATGCGCTAGCAATCGAAGCAAGCAAATATATATTAATTCATCCCGCCCAGTTCACCTTGCCTATCCGCAAGTGGCAGCGCGAAACCGCCGAGTTTATTTATCAACTCAATAAGATAGAAGAAGTAGAAGTAATTCCCAGCAGCACCACCTTTTTCCTGGTCCGGTTGAAAAAAGGGACAGCCGCAGATTTGAAGAAGTATTTATTAGAACAACATGGCATATTAATCCGGGATGCTTCTAATTTCCGGGGTTTGGATGAAAGCTATTTCCGTCTTTCTACCCGTACCGCCGAAGCGAATAACAAATTGGTAGAGGCGTTGAAGGAATGGATGAAGGGAGGACCTATCCAAGATCCTACTAATTTTACCAATTCTTAA
- a CDS encoding helix-turn-helix domain-containing protein: MEEKEVQEEKSLAQEIASYKRKVHQGRNVKLIRTLRKMSQLDLAVATGISQQAISLYENSEVIPENKLQALANALAVPIEVLKEMEQEEPCTINIQNNTNNTDSTMGVVNAQSNTDNQDSSIDLSGDIQNQSNTDNKDSNVGAVSERSGTAQSNVGANGTETIGDPTNSNVYHPIEEVMKLFDSHLKLYERLVTETGKMAKAAVEKTEAMQKKIDELQEQLLKKD, from the coding sequence ATGGAAGAGAAGGAAGTACAAGAAGAAAAATCACTTGCACAAGAGATTGCTTCTTATAAAAGAAAAGTACATCAAGGGCGGAATGTAAAGTTAATACGCACCTTAAGAAAAATGAGCCAATTAGACTTGGCCGTGGCAACCGGTATTTCCCAACAGGCGATTTCCCTGTACGAGAATTCGGAAGTCATCCCCGAAAACAAGTTGCAAGCTCTGGCGAATGCTTTGGCAGTGCCTATTGAAGTATTGAAAGAGATGGAACAAGAGGAGCCTTGTACTATCAATATTCAAAATAATACGAATAATACGGATAGTACTATGGGTGTGGTTAATGCTCAGAGCAATACGGATAATCAGGATAGTAGTATCGATCTAAGTGGCGATATTCAAAACCAAAGCAATACAGACAACAAGGATAGTAATGTAGGTGCAGTTAGTGAGCGGTCTGGTACGGCCCAAAGTAATGTAGGTGCCAATGGTACTGAAACTATAGGAGATCCGACAAATTCTAACGTATACCATCCCATCGAAGAGGTAATGAAATTATTCGATTCCCATCTCAAATTATACGAACGCCTGGTAACGGAAACCGGAAAAATGGCAAAGGCAGCCGTAGAAAAGACCGAAGCTATGCAAAAGAAAATAGACGAATTGCAAGAACAGCTCCTGAAGAAAGACTGA